GATAATGTGTGATCGCCACGACACTGAGTCCGATGAGCACGTGCTCGCCGATGACTTTCCAGGGAGGCACCCGTTGTGCCCGCGCAAGCGCATAACTCAGCACGGCCAACAGAGACAGGCCCCAGATCAAGCTGACGACAACGGCCGCATCCAGCGGCATGAACAGGACCGGGACGGCAAAGGTTCCGGCGATGACGAACTTCGCGGCGAACGTCGCGGCCGTGGAAGCCCAAATGTCATGGGTGTTGCCATGGTTTTTCGATTCTTCGGCCACATGGATCCCTAAGGCATCCGACATGGCGTCGGCCACCGCAATCGTGAGGATGCCTCCCAGGACCGCGGGCATGGAATGCGTCCCCGCGTGCAACCCCACCATCAACCCCAGGGTCGTGATCACCCCGGACGTGAGCCCGAAACTAAACCCGATTTTCAGCGCGGTCCGCATGCCCGATACCGTCTCCTCACGAACCATCCGGCGCCATCCCCGCCAGCAGCGGGACGGCCGGTCAACAGACCTCCTTTCCCGCTTCGCGTAGACAGCCCGCAATCCAGTGATTGACCTCGGCCAGCACCGCGCTCACCGCGCGGTTCGCCGCCAACACCCCGCCATACGCATCCTCACTGGGAGCCGGTTCCAGCCTGTCGAAACTTCTGGCCCCCACCACGCGCTGCGTCTTCACGTCGGTCAGTTGCGCCCGCAACCGCACCCGACTGTGGCTCGGCCGCTGTACGAACTCCTGTTGGACCACCACTCCCGACACATCCAGTTGATGGTCGGCACGGAGGGCCGAGGGCATGGGGACGACCACACGCCAGGTTCCCGACTGCTCCAGAGATCGAATGAGTAACGGCGCCAACATCCTGGAAGGGGCGTCAACCCAGAAATGGCTGGCGTAATAACTCACTTCCGACGGCCGCTGCAGAAACGCCATACGCGGTTGCTCGAATCCCGCCGCAGCCTGCGGCACACCGACCAGCAACACGCCCTGCGCATTGACTCGCGAAAACGGCGTCCCACGTTCGCGATCGGCCTCTTCCATCGTCAACACAAACGTATGGACCGGACTGTCCGTCGATTGAGGCAGCACACACGCCGTCAACATGCAGAGGGCCAGACCCAGCAACAGCCTGCTCAGCGCATGACAATCGCCCACGATGCTCCCTTCACTCTCCCGGCCCCTTGGACTGAGACGAACGACCAAGCACCAGCACATTTGGTTGCCGTTCAACTTGTTGGGCCACTCGATTCAGGGTGGCGGTCAGCTGTCGCAACTCGGTGACGAGCAGCCCCGCATCGGCTAGGGTCTGCTGAGTAAACTGCTCGACGCCGGACTTGCTGGCGCCGACCATCTCGCCGAGCGAACGACCGGTGCGCGACCATTCCTCCGTCAACTGTTGGAGCCCGGCGGCACTCTTGTTGATACGGTCGAGTACGGCCGGCAGCTGCGTTCCGAGTCGTTCCGTGACGTTCGCCGCCCGCTCGGCCGCTTGTGCCGCGCCTTGTAGGCCGTGGTCTACCTGGCTGCTGCGAGCCGCCAACACCTTGGTCAGCTCAGCCAGATCTTTGAGCACTTGCCTGACCAGCGTACGATGCTCTTCGTCCACCATCAAGGAGGCATTCTGAGCCAAACCGTTGAGCTGTGCCACGAGCGTGGCCACGCCCTGATCGGACAATAATTTCGCCAGGGTCCCGTCCAATCGCCCCAACAGCGACGGCACGCTCTTGATGACCGGATACACCTGCCCGGCCGCGGGTGACAGCGGTGGGGCCTCCCGAGTTCCCCCCGTCAGATTGAGCGTCACCAACCCCGTGAGGCCCTGCGTCACCAACACCGCCTGCGTGTCGGTCTTGACCGGCGTCCCGCCGACGATATTCAACGTGATCCGTACCTCTTCCGGATTCTCCGGATTCAGGACCACTTCTTTCACCCGCCCGACGTCGACTCCGCGATACTTGACGGTCGAATCCACGCTGAGCCCGGCCACCGACTCCCTGGTATAGACATCATAGCGATCATAGATGCCGCGGTAGTCCGTCTTCCCCAGCCAGAAAATCGCCCCCAGCACCGTGAATCCCAGCAACAGCACGAATGCACCGACCACGATATAGTTGACCTTCGGTTCCATCCGGCACCTCTCACTCCCGATGCGGCGCAGCTCCCGCATGGTTCAGCAGCGCAGCCCGCCCTCGCGGGCCATGGAAGTAGCTCCGAATGACGGGATCGTCCGACGCCGCGAGCGCCTCCATCGTACCCAGTCCCAACACCCGGCCTTCGCCCAGGACTGCCACCCGATCGGCAATGCGCCACAACGAATCGAGATCGTGTGTCACCATCACAACGGTGAGCCCCAACAATCGTTTGAGCTCGAGCACGAGATCGTCGAACCCCGCCGCGATCATCGGATCAAGTCCGGCGGTCGGTTCGTCGAGAAACAACAGCTCGGGGTCCATGACGATGGCACGGGCCAGCGCGGCGCGGCGACGCATCCCACCGCTGAGTTCACTTGGAAATTTCAGCGCGCTGTCGGGAGGAAGCCCGACCAGGGCGATTTTTAATGCCACAATCTCGCGAATGAGCCCGCCGCTCAGTGACGTATGTTCCTTCAGGGGGACGGCGACGTTGTCGGCCAGCGTCATGGAGCTGAACAAGGCCCCATGCTGAAACATCACGCCGAACCGCCGATGGAGCGGAGATCCGTCCGGCTGTTCCAGTTCGAGGCTGTTGACGCCCAGGAGGCGAATGCTCCCGGTCGTGGGAGTCAACAGGCCGATGATCTCCCGCAAGAGCGTCGACTTCCCGCATCCGTTTCCGCCCGCAATGGCGAACACCTCGCCTCGCAAGACCGTGAGGCTCACATCCTCATGCACGACCGCCGGACCGAACCGGGTGGACACATGGCTCACCTCGATCACGGGAGGGTCAGTGTGCGCGGCTCCAGACATGACACCCGTCACTTCCCAAGGTTCGGTCGGTCCTGACGAACGCATCGGCTGCCGCTGCAGGTCTTCATGAGGGATCCGGCCTACAGGCTCCACCAGTTCAACAGAATGCTGCACATCGCGTCGAAAATGATCACCAGAAAAATGCTCTGCACGACGCTGATCGTGGTGTGTCGTCCCACGTCATCCACTCCGCCTCGAATCTGAAAGCCCTGATAACAGCCGACCAGCGCAATGATGACGGCAAAACACGGCGCCTTCCCGATCCCGATGAGGAAATGCCGCAATGCGACCGCTTCTTCGAAACGCGCGAGGAAGGCGGTGAACCCGACGTTCAGCTGACTCGAGGCGATCAACATCCCCCCGAACACCCCTAAGACATCGGCATACACCGTCAGCAGCGGCAGTGCGACGACCAAGGCCAGCACCCGCGGGAGTACCAGCAATTCGATCGGCGAGAGCCCGAAGGTCTGAAGCGCATCCAGCTCTTCCGTCACCTTCATCGTGCCGATCTGCGCCGCATACGCAGACCCCGACCGCCCGGCAATCAAGATCGCCGCGATCAGCGGAGCAATTTCTCGCAACAGCGAGATGCCCACCAGGTCCACGATGAAAATATTGGTCCCGAACTTTCGCAGCTGTTCGGCCCCCTGGTACGCAATCACTACGCCGATCAAGAACGTCAACAGGCCGGTGATCGGCAGGGCGTTCACCCCGTCGAGCCGAAGACTGTTCAAACCGCTGCGCCAACGCATGCGGGACGGCGACAAGAGCAGGTGCAGGAGCGCGACCGACGTCCGGCCGACAAATTCCAATCCTCGCAGCACCCGCGTCGCGGATCGACGCAGAACCGTGGTGACCCATCGCGTCCCGTCAGGCCGCGCAGCCACATGAGCCATCATGACGCTCCAATTGGCCGATACCAGGCTCATCAGTTGCAGATACTCAGTCCGCAGTCCCTCGACCGTCACCTCACAACCACGGTGACGCGCGGCCATCACGGCGCGTGACAACACCACCGCCCCGCCGGTGTCGAAGGCGGCAATGCCACTCCCCTCGAACCGGAACGACCCGCCTTCGGGCCAATCCATGACCGCGAGGATCCGTTCGGCCGGAGCTACCGCAGACATTGTCCACGAGCCCTGACAACGCAGCGTGCGCCCCTCCACCAACGTGACCGCAGCCGGCTGTTCTCCGGGATCAAATGTCGATCGACGCCTCATGGTGTCTTGTGCTTCGCCCGTCAGACCTGCTGCTGTTCCCGCAACCCGGCAATCAGTTCCTTCTTCGCCATCAGCAACGCCCCCAGCCCGAAAAGCACCGTGCCCAGCGTAATCAGACCTCCGACCACCGGCACCAGAGAGAGCAACGAATAGACTACGAGCCCCACCGTAAACGCTCGAGCCAGGGATGTCGACTCGTCCTTGTGGCGAAGCAGCCATTGCCCTGCCCACGTCATGGTGTAGATGCGCGCCAGGTACACCGTCACCCCGTACAAGGCCAACAGAATCACGCCGACCGGCAACGCCAGCAGCGTCACCACTAAACTCACAGCAGCCACCGGCGTCACGACCAACACCACACCGCCCACCCCCAAAGAGACTCCCGGCTGATCCCGCAGTATTGCCGTGACTCGTCGTGAAAAAACGGGATAGACTCGGAGCAGGATCAACCCCAGTATCAACGTCGACAAGAAACTGACGACGGCGGCCAGCACTCGCGCCCCAACGACTCCCTGACGAGCTCGTTCAAGGCTCCAGCCGTCAGGTAACGGGCGGCTGGTGATGGGGCCGCGCACGGTGGCGTGCTCATCGATAGATGGAGCTGCGTCCCCCCAATACCGTAACCGACCGCCGACAGAAGCCTTCGAGGTCAGACGGACGGACTCTGCCGCGACGATACAATCCCGCGCGATCGCATTGGACAGCGTCGCCTTCCATGCGCCGACCCGTACATCACGACCGACCGGGCCCTCCAGCTGGACATGCCCTCCGCCCACGATGAGGTTCTCGCGGACCTTCGCTGTTTCGGTGAGATGAAGATCCACACCGGCAAGCGTGGCATTTCTCCCGATAGTGCCGCTGACCGTGACTTGTGCACCCATGACGCGCGCATCCTGCGCGACCGTGCCAGACACGAACACTTTCGCCCCGGCGACGATCACATCCCCATTGACCACACCATCGACCGTGATCTCGCCACCGGCCGCGTAGAGATCGCCGTTGACGATCCCTGAAATTTCCACGTGGGGCCCGAAGGCAAAATAGTCACCCTGCACGACCTGCCCCGCCTGCAACACCGCTCGATCACCCAGCGGCGATCGAGCGACAGAGTCCTCGGCGA
This sequence is a window from Nitrospira sp.. Protein-coding genes within it:
- a CDS encoding membrane integrity-associated transporter subunit PqiC, yielding MGDCHALSRLLLGLALCMLTACVLPQSTDSPVHTFVLTMEEADRERGTPFSRVNAQGVLLVGVPQAAAGFEQPRMAFLQRPSEVSYYASHFWVDAPSRMLAPLLIRSLEQSGTWRVVVPMPSALRADHQLDVSGVVVQQEFVQRPSHSRVRLRAQLTDVKTQRVVGARSFDRLEPAPSEDAYGGVLAANRAVSAVLAEVNHWIAGCLREAGKEVC
- a CDS encoding MCE family protein, producing MEPKVNYIVVGAFVLLLGFTVLGAIFWLGKTDYRGIYDRYDVYTRESVAGLSVDSTVKYRGVDVGRVKEVVLNPENPEEVRITLNIVGGTPVKTDTQAVLVTQGLTGLVTLNLTGGTREAPPLSPAAGQVYPVIKSVPSLLGRLDGTLAKLLSDQGVATLVAQLNGLAQNASLMVDEEHRTLVRQVLKDLAELTKVLAARSSQVDHGLQGAAQAAERAANVTERLGTQLPAVLDRINKSAAGLQQLTEEWSRTGRSLGEMVGASKSGVEQFTQQTLADAGLLVTELRQLTATLNRVAQQVERQPNVLVLGRSSQSKGPGE
- a CDS encoding ATP-binding cassette domain-containing protein; this encodes MSGAAHTDPPVIEVSHVSTRFGPAVVHEDVSLTVLRGEVFAIAGGNGCGKSTLLREIIGLLTPTTGSIRLLGVNSLELEQPDGSPLHRRFGVMFQHGALFSSMTLADNVAVPLKEHTSLSGGLIREIVALKIALVGLPPDSALKFPSELSGGMRRRAALARAIVMDPELLFLDEPTAGLDPMIAAGFDDLVLELKRLLGLTVVMVTHDLDSLWRIADRVAVLGEGRVLGLGTMEALAASDDPVIRSYFHGPRGRAALLNHAGAAPHRE
- a CDS encoding ABC transporter permease — its product is MRRRSTFDPGEQPAAVTLVEGRTLRCQGSWTMSAVAPAERILAVMDWPEGGSFRFEGSGIAAFDTGGAVVLSRAVMAARHRGCEVTVEGLRTEYLQLMSLVSANWSVMMAHVAARPDGTRWVTTVLRRSATRVLRGLEFVGRTSVALLHLLLSPSRMRWRSGLNSLRLDGVNALPITGLLTFLIGVVIAYQGAEQLRKFGTNIFIVDLVGISLLREIAPLIAAILIAGRSGSAYAAQIGTMKVTEELDALQTFGLSPIELLVLPRVLALVVALPLLTVYADVLGVFGGMLIASSQLNVGFTAFLARFEEAVALRHFLIGIGKAPCFAVIIALVGCYQGFQIRGGVDDVGRHTTISVVQSIFLVIIFDAMCSILLNWWSL